Proteins from a single region of Candidatus Angelobacter sp.:
- a CDS encoding prepilin-type N-terminal cleavage/methylation domain-containing protein yields MTNISIKNHTLRGFSLIELLVVVAVVAILCGMLLPVLAKARGQARLARCINNQRQLLLTWHLYNGDNREMAAANGHGMVSPGISLSSSASGSGFKKFWVPGDDHFYYPAFTNAQWLTDPQYALFGSYVGSASTYKCPEDRGTVTIPNVGKFPHVRSYSMNEYVGWSLDPGELNPAYRTFTKSSDMRAPADLLVFQDVHPDSICFPAFVVRMPGEPDQFYHYPSSLHNERGVVTFADGHAEAHRWADPRTRPPATGGLLAHWNDSPNNPDLAWLRTHSSYRVDVQN; encoded by the coding sequence ATGACCAATATTTCAATCAAGAACCACACGCTCCGAGGATTCAGTCTAATTGAGCTGTTGGTCGTAGTGGCGGTCGTCGCGATCCTTTGCGGCATGCTGTTGCCGGTTCTTGCCAAAGCCAGGGGGCAGGCCCGACTCGCTCGTTGCATCAACAATCAACGACAGCTTCTTCTAACGTGGCATTTGTACAACGGCGACAATCGCGAGATGGCGGCCGCCAACGGTCATGGCATGGTGAGCCCGGGGATCAGTTTGAGTTCGAGCGCTTCGGGGAGCGGTTTCAAAAAATTCTGGGTGCCGGGCGACGACCATTTCTATTATCCGGCATTCACCAACGCCCAGTGGCTGACCGACCCGCAGTATGCCCTCTTTGGATCCTACGTCGGTTCCGCCTCCACATACAAATGCCCGGAAGACAGGGGAACCGTCACAATCCCCAACGTGGGTAAATTCCCGCATGTGCGCAGTTACTCGATGAATGAGTACGTGGGCTGGTCTCTCGATCCGGGCGAGTTGAATCCCGCGTACCGGACATTCACCAAATCGTCGGACATGCGAGCACCGGCGGACCTCCTTGTCTTTCAGGATGTTCATCCGGACAGCATCTGTTTTCCCGCATTTGTCGTGCGCATGCCGGGCGAACCGGACCAGTTCTACCATTATCCTTCCAGCCTGCACAACGAACGGGGTGTTGTGACGTTCGCCGACGGTCACGCCGAAGCGCATCGCTGGGCGGACCCGCGCACAAGACCGCCGGCAACCGGCGGATTGCTGGCGCATTGGAATGACTCACCGAACAATCCCGACCTCGCCTGGTTGCGGACGCACTCCAGCTACCGAGTTGACGTGCAGAATTAA
- a CDS encoding iron chelate uptake ABC transporter family permease subunit, with translation MFEIMLWPLVASLLLPGILVYYGLHIVRREIIFVDLALAQVAALGICVSILFKNDAHDWQTYAWSFAFTLIGAAIFTLTRRLDRHVPQEALIGIVYVVAAAIGILLLNQSPNGSEELKETLVGDLLLVQRPEQVFKPFALYLAIAVAHFVFRKKFLTITFEPERAVAEKISIRGWDFLFYALFGLVVTSFVQIGGVLMIFSYLIVPAVCANFLAESLGARLILGQAVAVLASVIGLYASFKFNWPTGAAIICALGAALLLIGLVAKFKRRGGP, from the coding sequence ATGTTTGAAATAATGCTCTGGCCCCTGGTCGCGTCGCTTTTGTTGCCCGGGATCCTGGTGTACTACGGCCTGCACATCGTTCGGCGGGAAATCATTTTTGTGGACCTGGCATTGGCGCAGGTGGCCGCATTGGGCATTTGCGTCTCAATCCTGTTCAAGAACGACGCTCACGACTGGCAGACGTACGCCTGGTCGTTTGCATTCACCTTGATTGGTGCAGCGATTTTCACGCTGACCCGCCGGCTCGACCGGCACGTTCCTCAGGAAGCATTGATCGGAATTGTTTACGTGGTTGCGGCGGCGATTGGAATACTGCTGCTGAATCAAAGCCCGAACGGCAGCGAGGAACTCAAGGAAACGCTGGTGGGTGATTTGCTGCTGGTGCAAAGGCCCGAGCAGGTGTTCAAACCGTTCGCGCTATATCTTGCGATCGCCGTGGCGCATTTTGTGTTTCGAAAAAAGTTTCTTACGATCACATTCGAACCGGAGCGCGCCGTCGCAGAAAAAATCTCGATCCGGGGGTGGGATTTCCTGTTCTACGCGTTGTTCGGACTGGTGGTGACGAGCTTCGTGCAGATCGGCGGGGTGTTGATGATTTTCTCATACCTCATTGTGCCCGCGGTTTGCGCCAATTTTCTCGCGGAATCCCTGGGAGCGCGGCTCATCCTCGGACAAGCGGTCGCTGTCCTGGCAAGCGTTATTGGACTCTACGCGTCTTTCAAATTCAACTGGCCCACCGGCGCAGCCATCATTTGCGCGCTGGGCGCGGCCCTGTTGTTGATCGGCCTCGTGGCGAAATTCAAGCGAAGAGGCGGTCCTTAA